A genomic stretch from Paraburkholderia dioscoreae includes:
- a CDS encoding ABC transporter substrate-binding protein, with product MNFIDSFKRRGTVSRVAAAASLTLALTAAFLSTAQAAGEEYFPLQSYRVGPYAAGGSGFFGGFIDYMNLINKRDGGVNGVKLTWSECETEYVVEKGVECYERLKSGLNGAPAAATNPLSVGIAYATLDRSTADKIPLITINHGRTDSTDGAVFPYVFPLQLNPYSEVSAIVNYIGQQSGGLNQLKGKKIVVLYHGSPYGRETIPVLDALAKKYGFELTQIEVPHPGNEQGSQWLTIHRINPDWVILRGWGVMNPVALKSAQKVGFPANHIIGNIWSNSEEDARPAGDAAKGFISITTHPSGTDFPVIQAINQYVIKPGNGNLKDPARFGTVYYNLGVVNGILNVEALRVAQAKFGNKPLTGEQVRWGFEHLNLDDARLRQLGAYGLVQPLKLSCADHEGGGAVRFQQWDGQQWKVISGWVQADRALLRPIIEKSANAYAREKGITPRDCSKDI from the coding sequence ATGAATTTCATCGACTCCTTCAAAAGGCGCGGGACGGTGTCGCGCGTGGCGGCTGCCGCGAGCCTGACGCTTGCGCTCACCGCTGCATTCTTATCCACCGCTCAGGCTGCGGGCGAGGAATACTTCCCGCTGCAAAGCTACCGCGTCGGCCCGTATGCGGCGGGCGGCAGCGGGTTCTTTGGCGGCTTCATCGACTATATGAACCTCATCAATAAGCGCGATGGCGGTGTCAATGGCGTGAAGCTGACCTGGAGCGAATGCGAAACCGAATACGTCGTGGAAAAAGGAGTGGAATGCTATGAACGGCTCAAGAGCGGGCTGAACGGCGCACCCGCGGCGGCGACCAATCCGCTGTCGGTCGGTATTGCGTATGCGACGCTCGACCGGTCGACTGCCGATAAGATTCCGCTCATCACGATCAACCACGGCCGCACGGATTCCACCGACGGCGCTGTCTTTCCGTATGTCTTTCCGCTGCAACTCAATCCGTACAGCGAAGTCTCCGCGATCGTCAATTACATCGGCCAGCAATCGGGCGGGTTGAATCAGCTCAAGGGCAAGAAGATCGTGGTGCTCTACCACGGCTCGCCGTACGGCCGTGAGACGATTCCCGTGCTGGATGCACTCGCCAAAAAGTACGGCTTCGAACTCACGCAGATCGAAGTGCCGCATCCGGGTAACGAGCAAGGTTCGCAGTGGCTCACCATTCACCGGATCAATCCGGACTGGGTGATTCTGCGCGGCTGGGGGGTGATGAATCCGGTCGCGTTGAAATCGGCGCAAAAAGTGGGCTTTCCTGCCAATCACATTATCGGCAACATCTGGAGCAATTCGGAAGAAGACGCGCGGCCGGCAGGCGACGCCGCAAAAGGCTTCATTTCGATCACGACGCATCCTTCAGGTACCGACTTCCCCGTCATTCAGGCCATCAATCAATATGTGATCAAACCGGGGAACGGCAACCTGAAAGACCCCGCGCGCTTCGGGACGGTGTACTACAACCTCGGCGTGGTCAACGGTATTCTGAATGTCGAGGCGTTGCGCGTGGCACAGGCAAAGTTCGGCAACAAACCGCTCACCGGCGAACAGGTACGCTGGGGCTTCGAGCATCTGAATCTCGACGACGCGCGTCTCAGGCAACTGGGTGCGTACGGGCTGGTTCAGCCGTTGAAACTCTCGTGCGCCGATCACGAAGGCGGCGGCGCCGTACGCTTCCAGCAATGGGACGGCCAGCAGTGGAAAGTCATTAGCGGTTGGGTTCAGGCAGATCGTGCGCTGCTGCGTCCGATCATCGAGAAGTCGGCCAATGCGTACGCCAGGGAAAAAGGCATTACGCCGCGCGATTGCAGCAAGGATATCTGA
- a CDS encoding ABC transporter ATP-binding protein has product MTTSSNALLSLDHISLSFKGVNAITDISFAVRAGEICALIGPNGAGKSSLLNVINGVYQPQRGSVHFDGHAYRRMNPYHAAHSGIARTFQNIALFRRMSVLDNVLTGRNLHRRSTWLEQTLNVGRARSDETVQRSYAEVVIDALDLQRYRHTTVGTLPYGVQKRVELARALAAEPRLLLLDEPMAGMNADEKHVMAGYVLDANTQFGVTVVLIEHDIGVVMGLSDHVVVLDYGKKIADGAPAEVRSNPDVLAAYLGTRH; this is encoded by the coding sequence ATGACTACGTCTTCCAACGCGCTGTTATCGCTCGATCACATCTCGCTGTCTTTCAAAGGCGTGAACGCGATCACCGATATCAGCTTCGCGGTGCGCGCGGGTGAAATCTGCGCATTGATCGGCCCGAACGGCGCGGGCAAAAGCTCGCTGCTCAATGTCATCAACGGGGTCTATCAGCCGCAGCGCGGCAGCGTGCATTTCGACGGCCACGCCTATCGGCGGATGAATCCGTATCACGCCGCGCATAGCGGTATTGCGCGCACGTTCCAGAACATCGCGCTGTTTCGCCGTATGAGCGTCCTGGACAACGTGCTCACCGGCCGCAATCTGCACCGGCGCAGCACGTGGCTCGAACAGACCTTGAACGTAGGCCGCGCGCGCAGCGACGAAACGGTGCAACGCAGCTATGCCGAGGTGGTGATCGACGCGCTCGACTTGCAGCGTTATCGGCACACCACTGTCGGCACGCTGCCTTACGGTGTGCAGAAGCGCGTTGAACTGGCTCGTGCCCTCGCCGCCGAGCCGCGTCTGCTGCTGCTCGACGAGCCGATGGCCGGTATGAATGCCGACGAAAAGCACGTCATGGCCGGCTACGTGCTCGACGCCAACACGCAATTCGGCGTGACCGTGGTGCTGATCGAGCACGACATCGGCGTGGTCATGGGTCTGTCGGATCACGTGGTCGTGCTCGACTACGGCAAGAAGATCGCCGACGGCGCACCCGCCGAGGTCCGCAGCAACCCGGACGTGCTCGCCGCCTATCTCGGCACCCGTCATTGA
- a CDS encoding branched-chain amino acid ABC transporter permease, protein MGFFLEVLVGGLLAGVMYSMVAIGFVLIYKASGVFNFAQGSMVLFGALTYVSLVERHVKPVLAFGVTLGALVLIALLIGRLVLRPLVSRPPIVLFMATLGLSFILEGAAQLFWGAQVHGLDLGIDDKPLNVGGIMISQFDIFAAATAGVLVIGLSLLTNRTRLGLSLRAVADDPLAALAIGVRLPRVWAIVWALAGFVSLVAGLLWGARLGVQFSLSLVVLKALPVLIIGGFSSIGGAIVGGLLIGASEKLAEVYVGSLLGGGIENWFPYLLAMLFLLARPVGLFGEPAVERV, encoded by the coding sequence ATGGGATTTTTCCTCGAAGTGCTCGTAGGTGGTTTGCTGGCGGGCGTGATGTATTCGATGGTCGCGATCGGTTTCGTGCTGATCTATAAAGCGTCCGGCGTGTTCAATTTCGCGCAGGGGTCGATGGTGCTGTTCGGCGCGCTCACCTACGTGAGCCTGGTCGAGCGGCATGTCAAGCCGGTGCTCGCGTTCGGCGTGACCCTCGGCGCGCTCGTGCTGATTGCCTTGCTGATCGGCCGTCTCGTACTGCGCCCGCTGGTCAGCCGGCCGCCCATCGTTCTGTTCATGGCGACCCTGGGTCTGAGCTTCATTCTCGAAGGTGCCGCGCAGCTGTTCTGGGGCGCGCAGGTGCACGGACTGGATCTGGGCATCGACGACAAGCCGCTGAACGTCGGCGGCATCATGATCAGTCAGTTCGACATCTTTGCCGCGGCCACCGCCGGCGTGCTGGTGATCGGCCTTTCGCTATTGACCAACCGTACGCGGCTCGGGTTGTCGCTGCGCGCGGTCGCCGACGACCCACTTGCGGCACTGGCCATCGGCGTACGGCTGCCGCGTGTCTGGGCGATCGTCTGGGCGCTGGCGGGCTTCGTCAGCCTCGTGGCGGGGCTGCTGTGGGGCGCGCGGCTCGGCGTGCAGTTCTCGCTGTCGCTGGTCGTGCTGAAGGCGCTGCCGGTGTTGATCATCGGCGGGTTTTCGTCGATCGGCGGGGCGATTGTGGGCGGTCTGCTGATCGGCGCGTCGGAGAAGCTCGCCGAGGTGTATGTGGGCAGCCTGCTCGGCGGCGGCATAGAAAACTGGTTTCCTTATCTGCTCGCCATGCTTTTCCTGCTTGCGCGGCCGGTCGGTCTATTCGGCGAACCCGCCGTCGAACGCGTGTGA
- a CDS encoding SDR family NAD(P)-dependent oxidoreductase has product MQDTPSQKTVLIVGASRGLGLAMVEEYLKRGCRVIATGRAASTEKLRQIAQASAGALEVETTDITIPEQVAALRARLADRRIDVLFVNAGVKNDDRETIADVSTEEFVRVMVTNSLSPMRVIEAFQDLVPPTGTIGVMSSGQGSITNATNANYEVYRGSKAALNMFMRTFAARSAGYPRTLLIMAPGWVQTDMGGPTARLTIEESIPNLVNTIEAYEGRPGLHYLDYLGRTVPW; this is encoded by the coding sequence ATGCAAGACACACCTTCGCAGAAAACCGTTCTCATTGTCGGTGCCTCCCGCGGCCTTGGTTTGGCGATGGTCGAGGAGTATCTGAAGCGCGGTTGCCGGGTCATCGCCACCGGGCGAGCCGCCTCGACAGAGAAGCTTCGGCAGATCGCACAAGCCTCCGCTGGTGCGCTCGAAGTGGAAACTACCGATATCACGATTCCGGAGCAGGTTGCAGCGCTGCGCGCCCGTCTTGCCGATCGGCGCATAGATGTGCTTTTTGTGAATGCAGGTGTCAAGAACGATGATCGCGAAACGATAGCGGACGTCTCGACCGAGGAATTCGTACGCGTGATGGTAACGAATTCGCTGAGTCCGATGAGAGTCATCGAGGCGTTTCAGGATCTTGTGCCGCCGACGGGAACTATCGGTGTCATGTCATCGGGGCAGGGCAGCATCACAAACGCCACTAACGCGAATTATGAAGTCTACAGGGGGAGCAAGGCCGCGCTCAATATGTTTATGCGTACCTTCGCAGCCCGCAGCGCCGGGTATCCGCGGACCCTTCTGATTATGGCGCCCGGCTGGGTCCAGACAGACATGGGTGGTCCTACGGCGCGCCTGACCATTGAAGAAAGCATTCCGAACCTGGTCAATACGATCGAGGCTTATGAAGGGCGCCCCGGCTTGCATTACCTCGACTATCTGGGAAGGACCGTTCCGTGGTGA
- a CDS encoding MarR family winged helix-turn-helix transcriptional regulator, with protein MSSESQIEDPARPMRLIGQVSRAFARLVDAPLRQLGFAIGQLPVLVTLKKAGALSQAELARMAQVEQSSMAQLLNRMERDNLVRRVPDPADGRSRLISLTARASRQMPNGKLIMDEVCETALTGFTSEERSQLVSLLLRIDANLEQALADRDSG; from the coding sequence ATGTCAAGTGAATCACAAATCGAAGACCCGGCTCGCCCCATGCGGCTAATCGGTCAAGTGTCCCGGGCATTTGCGAGATTGGTCGACGCGCCGCTGCGTCAGTTGGGATTCGCGATCGGCCAGTTGCCCGTTCTGGTCACGCTGAAAAAGGCCGGCGCCTTGTCCCAGGCAGAATTGGCACGCATGGCGCAGGTTGAGCAGTCCAGCATGGCCCAACTCCTGAATCGCATGGAACGTGACAACCTGGTCAGGCGCGTGCCTGATCCGGCCGATGGGCGCAGCCGGCTGATCTCGTTGACTGCGCGCGCGTCCAGACAGATGCCCAATGGCAAACTGATAATGGACGAAGTCTGCGAAACGGCCTTGACGGGCTTTACCAGCGAAGAGCGATCGCAGCTGGTGAGTTTGTTGCTGAGGATCGACGCAAATCTGGAACAGGCGCTAGCGGATAGGGACAGTGGCTGA
- a CDS encoding AraC family transcriptional regulator yields the protein MVDPLAEVVTLLQPVAAFSKVVSGAGRWRVHRSEAGQPFYCVILDGSCRLVTNGREPIILQTDDFVLIPEVYDFTMSSLEPPEAEGADTVPVALLDGGFRLGDGNGPSDVQLLVGHCVFGSPDAALLVSLLPDFVHVRGERRLATLVKLVREESREQRPARDVVLARLLEVLLIEALRSAGTAASPGLVRGLGDARLALAIRQMHESPQKRWTVAQLADTAALSRSAFFERFSRAVGVAPMEYLLSWRMALAKKLLRRKEGGVANVAERVGYSSASAFSVAFTRHVGLPPTQYAKEQMDTPAP from the coding sequence ATGGTCGACCCGCTCGCGGAGGTCGTCACGCTGCTCCAGCCGGTCGCCGCCTTTTCGAAGGTCGTCAGCGGGGCGGGTCGCTGGCGCGTTCACCGCTCGGAAGCCGGACAACCGTTCTACTGCGTGATCCTCGACGGATCGTGCCGCCTCGTCACCAACGGGCGCGAGCCGATCATCCTCCAGACCGACGACTTCGTTCTGATTCCCGAGGTGTACGACTTCACGATGTCGAGCCTCGAGCCACCCGAAGCGGAGGGCGCGGATACCGTGCCCGTGGCGCTGCTCGACGGCGGATTCAGACTTGGTGACGGAAACGGGCCGTCTGACGTGCAACTGCTGGTGGGCCATTGCGTCTTCGGTTCACCTGACGCGGCCTTGCTGGTGTCGCTTCTCCCCGATTTCGTGCATGTTCGCGGCGAACGCAGGCTGGCCACGCTCGTGAAGCTTGTGCGGGAGGAGTCTCGGGAGCAGCGTCCCGCGCGGGACGTCGTCCTCGCCCGTCTGCTGGAGGTTCTGCTAATCGAGGCGCTCCGGTCGGCGGGAACCGCAGCGTCGCCCGGCCTTGTGCGCGGGCTCGGCGATGCACGGCTCGCACTTGCGATACGTCAGATGCACGAGAGTCCCCAGAAGCGCTGGACGGTTGCGCAACTGGCGGACACAGCGGCACTTTCACGCTCGGCGTTTTTCGAGCGCTTCAGCCGTGCCGTGGGCGTCGCTCCGATGGAATACCTGTTGTCCTGGCGCATGGCGTTGGCCAAGAAATTGCTGAGACGGAAAGAAGGCGGCGTTGCAAACGTTGCGGAGCGCGTCGGCTACAGTTCGGCGAGCGCATTCAGCGTCGCATTCACCCGCCATGTCGGACTACCGCCCACTCAGTACGCAAAGGAGCAGATGGACACGCCAGCGCCGTAA
- a CDS encoding LysR family transcriptional regulator has product MPEPDLNLLFALDALLTEKNVTRAARSLHLSASAMSRTLTRLRAATGDPLLVRAGRNMVLTAYAEEIRKQTKNIVHEARSLLQPSPVMPDFSTLRRTLKIRANEAFVEAFGATLIAEVTALAPHVRLHFSSRSERNAEYLRNGSADLEIGVLEGMGPEVRVQALFRDHYLGVVRKGHPLEAEQEVTIGQYAAFGHVVAPHGRHIIDSLDAAIALSGFERTTVAIVPSFPAALAVARASDLVALLPASFMKSQYDSSVDACSFELPVATDRFTISQMWHPRLENDPVHRWLRQRVLTVCRQRVPF; this is encoded by the coding sequence ATGCCTGAACCGGACCTCAACCTCCTTTTCGCGCTCGACGCGTTGCTCACCGAGAAAAACGTGACGCGCGCCGCCCGGTCGTTGCATTTGAGCGCTTCCGCAATGAGTCGCACGCTTACCCGCCTTCGCGCTGCGACCGGCGATCCTTTGCTGGTCCGGGCCGGGCGCAACATGGTGCTGACTGCCTATGCCGAAGAGATTCGGAAGCAAACGAAAAATATCGTTCATGAGGCGCGTTCCCTGCTCCAGCCGTCACCGGTGATGCCGGATTTTTCAACGCTGCGTAGAACGCTTAAGATTCGTGCCAATGAAGCTTTCGTGGAAGCCTTCGGTGCAACATTGATTGCTGAAGTGACGGCACTTGCGCCGCATGTGCGTTTGCACTTTTCGTCCAGATCGGAAAGGAACGCGGAATATCTGCGAAACGGCTCCGCCGATCTTGAGATTGGTGTACTGGAAGGAATGGGGCCGGAAGTCCGTGTCCAGGCATTGTTTCGGGACCACTACCTGGGCGTTGTCAGAAAGGGGCATCCGCTCGAAGCGGAACAGGAAGTGACCATCGGGCAGTACGCAGCGTTTGGCCACGTAGTTGCCCCGCACGGTCGCCATATCATCGACTCGCTTGACGCTGCAATTGCCCTGTCAGGATTCGAACGAACAACCGTGGCGATCGTGCCGAGCTTTCCCGCAGCGTTGGCGGTGGCTAGAGCGTCCGATCTGGTAGCGCTACTGCCTGCGTCTTTCATGAAAAGTCAGTACGACTCATCCGTCGACGCCTGTTCCTTTGAGCTTCCTGTGGCGACTGATCGCTTTACGATTTCTCAAATGTGGCATCCTCGTTTGGAGAATGACCCTGTTCATCGTTGGCTTCGGCAACGGGTTCTCACAGTGTGTCGCCAGCGGGTGCCGTTCTGA
- a CDS encoding branched-chain amino acid ABC transporter permease: MSSPDTTLSAPRTFKPYPQQRPLLKVWLAAVLVLIAFVVVPVFGNDYWLNAILIPFLVLSLAGLGLNLVTGYAGQLSLGSAAFMSVGAYATYNLLVRVPALPLAVDLLLGGLISAVVGALFGLPSLRIKGFYLIVSTLAAQFFVEWIFTRVSWFSNDDTSGVLSAPRLTAFGWKIDTPAARYLFVLGVTSVLFILAARLVRSELGRRWMAVRDMDTAARVIGIPIGRTKLLAFALSSFVTGIAGALWAFAYLGTVEPHGFDLNLSFQVLFIIIIGGMSSIGGNFLGAAFIVLLPILLSNAAGALATVGIEAGQLQNLQKILFGTLIIVFLIKEPDGLARLVQTVRNRLRDWPLRA; the protein is encoded by the coding sequence ATGTCATCTCCTGACACTACGCTGAGCGCTCCGCGCACGTTTAAACCGTACCCACAGCAACGGCCGCTGCTGAAGGTCTGGCTTGCTGCGGTTCTCGTGCTGATCGCTTTCGTTGTCGTGCCGGTATTCGGCAACGACTACTGGCTCAACGCGATTCTGATTCCGTTTCTCGTGCTCTCACTGGCGGGACTGGGTCTGAACCTCGTCACCGGCTATGCGGGACAACTCTCACTCGGCTCCGCTGCCTTCATGTCGGTCGGCGCGTACGCGACCTACAACCTTCTGGTGCGAGTGCCGGCCTTGCCGCTGGCCGTCGATCTACTGCTTGGCGGCCTGATTTCGGCCGTTGTCGGTGCGCTGTTCGGCTTGCCGAGTCTGCGGATCAAGGGCTTTTATCTGATTGTCTCGACTCTGGCCGCGCAGTTCTTTGTCGAGTGGATCTTTACGCGGGTGAGCTGGTTTTCCAACGACGATACCTCGGGCGTACTCAGCGCGCCGCGCCTGACTGCGTTCGGCTGGAAGATCGATACGCCCGCCGCGCGATACCTGTTCGTGCTGGGCGTCACCTCTGTGCTGTTCATTCTGGCAGCCCGTCTCGTGCGTAGCGAACTGGGCCGGCGCTGGATGGCCGTGCGCGACATGGACACTGCCGCGCGCGTGATCGGCATTCCCATCGGCCGGACCAAGCTGCTCGCATTCGCATTGAGTTCGTTCGTGACCGGCATTGCGGGCGCGCTTTGGGCATTCGCTTATCTGGGCACGGTCGAGCCGCACGGTTTCGATCTCAACCTGTCGTTTCAGGTTCTGTTCATCATCATCATTGGCGGCATGAGCAGCATCGGCGGGAATTTTCTGGGCGCGGCCTTCATCGTCCTGCTCCCTATTCTTCTCTCGAACGCGGCCGGCGCGCTCGCTACCGTCGGTATCGAAGCCGGCCAGTTGCAGAACCTGCAGAAGATCCTGTTCGGCACGCTGATTATCGTTTTTCTGATCAAGGAGCCGGACGGACTCGCAAGACTGGTCCAGACCGTGCGTAATCGTCTGCGTGACTGGCCGCTGCGCGCATAG
- a CDS encoding FAD-dependent oxidoreductase produces the protein MNASPKIAVVGGGPGGLTLARILHLHGMAVTVFEREAHSLERPQGGTLDLHEESGLLAVQRAGLTDAFQAIARYEDQGTRLLDERGQLLFEERDAASGNRPEVDRTALRTMLLDALPDGVVQWNRQLREVRDNGDGRWTLAFDDSLEGPFDLVVGADGTWSRVRPLLSPYKPQYSGLCFVEFGIDDVDRSHPALARLVGRGKMSVEGDGKALIVQRNANSHFRGYAILRVPPGWVERRFDFTSPNAVREGLIREYSGFADNILDLFRASNEHFAIRPIYALPVGHCWTHRKGLTLIGDAAHVMSPFGGEGVNNAMFDAAELARLLASDSPWDDAVMEYEASMFARVAESAEGSAEGAATFLSHDGQALTLELYRRHQSEHEASAGGG, from the coding sequence ATGAACGCAAGCCCGAAGATTGCCGTTGTCGGCGGTGGTCCCGGCGGACTGACGCTCGCCCGTATTCTTCATCTTCACGGCATGGCCGTCACGGTATTCGAGCGGGAGGCGCATTCGCTCGAACGGCCGCAGGGTGGTACGTTGGACCTGCATGAAGAATCCGGCCTGCTGGCGGTGCAACGCGCCGGGTTGACGGATGCGTTCCAGGCTATCGCCCGTTATGAGGATCAAGGTACGCGTTTGCTGGACGAGCGTGGACAGTTACTGTTCGAGGAGCGGGATGCGGCCAGCGGCAATCGGCCCGAAGTCGACCGGACGGCTTTGCGCACCATGCTGCTCGATGCACTGCCTGACGGCGTGGTTCAATGGAACCGGCAACTGCGCGAGGTTCGCGACAATGGCGACGGGCGCTGGACGCTGGCATTTGACGACAGCCTTGAAGGGCCCTTCGATCTTGTGGTCGGCGCCGACGGTACCTGGTCGCGCGTGCGGCCACTCTTGTCGCCATACAAGCCTCAGTACAGCGGCCTTTGTTTCGTCGAATTCGGTATCGACGACGTCGACCGCTCCCATCCGGCGCTGGCGCGACTGGTCGGACGCGGCAAGATGAGCGTGGAAGGCGACGGCAAGGCACTCATCGTGCAGCGCAATGCCAACTCGCACTTTCGCGGCTATGCGATCTTACGCGTTCCGCCTGGCTGGGTGGAGCGTCGCTTCGATTTCACATCGCCGAATGCCGTCCGCGAAGGGCTGATACGCGAGTACTCGGGATTTGCCGACAACATCCTCGATCTGTTTCGGGCCAGTAACGAGCATTTTGCAATACGGCCGATCTATGCCCTGCCTGTAGGGCACTGCTGGACGCATCGAAAAGGTCTTACGCTGATCGGTGATGCGGCGCATGTCATGTCACCCTTCGGTGGAGAAGGAGTGAATAACGCCATGTTCGACGCGGCCGAACTTGCGCGATTGCTGGCTTCGGACTCGCCTTGGGACGACGCCGTGATGGAATACGAGGCATCGATGTTCGCCCGTGTTGCCGAGTCCGCTGAAGGTTCCGCCGAAGGGGCCGCGACATTTCTATCGCACGACGGGCAGGCGCTCACGCTCGAACTCTATCGTCGTCACCAATCGGAGCACGAGGCGTCCGCTGGCGGCGGTTGA
- a CDS encoding SDR family oxidoreductase, with translation MKTVLITGCSSGFGLEIARYFLDRDWHVIATMRTPREDVLPRSERLRVLALDVTDPESVRRAVDAAGPIDVLVNNAGIGVLNALEGTSMETAREVFETNTLGTIAMTQAVLPQFRQRKEGVIVNVTSSVTLRPLHLLSVYTASKAAINAFSESVALELEPFNVRVRVVLPGRAPETRFGENAQSRMQGGFPKAYAALAQRVFDHWQQETAITRSLDVAEAVWRAANDPSCPARIAAGADAIEWANSR, from the coding sequence ATGAAAACCGTCCTGATCACCGGATGTTCGTCCGGATTCGGCCTCGAAATCGCTCGCTATTTCCTCGATCGCGACTGGCACGTCATCGCCACGATGCGCACGCCGCGAGAGGATGTTCTGCCGCGCTCCGAGCGTCTGCGAGTGCTCGCGCTCGATGTCACAGATCCGGAAAGCGTCCGCCGGGCGGTGGATGCCGCGGGGCCGATCGACGTCCTCGTCAACAACGCGGGGATTGGCGTGCTGAACGCGCTCGAAGGCACGTCGATGGAGACTGCGCGCGAAGTCTTCGAAACGAACACGCTCGGCACGATCGCCATGACCCAGGCGGTTCTGCCGCAGTTCCGCCAACGGAAGGAAGGCGTTATCGTCAACGTCACGTCGAGCGTGACATTGAGGCCGCTCCATCTGCTCTCCGTGTACACCGCCAGCAAGGCGGCGATCAACGCGTTCTCCGAATCCGTTGCTCTGGAACTCGAACCATTCAATGTGCGAGTGCGCGTGGTTCTGCCGGGACGGGCGCCAGAGACGCGCTTCGGCGAAAACGCGCAGTCCCGGATGCAGGGCGGGTTTCCCAAAGCGTACGCGGCCCTGGCGCAGCGCGTCTTCGACCACTGGCAGCAGGAGACTGCGATCACGCGCTCGCTCGACGTGGCAGAAGCTGTGTGGCGCGCAGCGAACGACCCATCGTGCCCCGCTCGCATCGCCGCCGGTGCCGACGCTATAGAGTGGGCCAATTCGCGGTGA
- a CDS encoding ABC transporter ATP-binding protein, whose product MSAAPILQVEEIAVTYGQLIAALRGVSLTVPAGAIVALLGGNGAGKTTTLKAISSLIRAERGELTSGRIAYRGDAITDADPWTLAGRGLVQVLEGRRCFAHLSVEENLRLGAFVRRPGRADLEADLERIYGIFPRLKERRRTLAGYTSGGEQQMVAIGRALMARPALVLLDEPSMGLAPQIVEEIFEIVAALNRDDGVSFLLAEQNAAIALRYAQSGYVLESGRVVAQGNARTLLELDTLRDAYLGSGKSAVDGPPHRSRRLRTLRAVPDAGAALG is encoded by the coding sequence ATGAGTGCCGCCCCGATTCTGCAGGTCGAAGAAATCGCCGTGACGTATGGCCAGCTCATTGCGGCCTTGCGCGGTGTTTCTCTGACGGTGCCGGCCGGCGCCATTGTCGCGTTGCTGGGCGGCAATGGCGCCGGCAAGACCACTACGCTGAAGGCTATCTCGAGCCTGATACGTGCCGAGCGAGGCGAGCTGACCTCTGGCCGTATCGCGTATCGTGGCGATGCGATTACCGACGCCGACCCGTGGACGCTCGCCGGGCGCGGGCTCGTGCAGGTATTGGAGGGGCGGCGTTGTTTTGCGCATCTGTCCGTCGAGGAGAATCTGCGGCTGGGCGCTTTCGTACGGCGGCCAGGACGGGCTGACCTCGAGGCGGACCTCGAGCGCATCTACGGGATTTTTCCGCGGCTCAAGGAGCGTCGCAGGACGCTTGCGGGCTATACGTCCGGCGGAGAACAGCAGATGGTCGCGATTGGCCGCGCGTTGATGGCGCGGCCTGCGCTGGTCCTGCTCGATGAGCCGTCTATGGGACTCGCTCCGCAGATCGTTGAAGAGATCTTCGAGATCGTGGCGGCCCTCAATCGGGACGATGGCGTGAGCTTCTTATTGGCCGAGCAGAACGCGGCGATTGCGCTGCGCTATGCCCAATCCGGGTACGTGCTCGAGAGTGGCCGGGTAGTCGCGCAAGGCAATGCGCGAACGCTGCTGGAACTCGATACCCTGCGGGATGCGTATCTGGGGAGCGGGAAATCCGCTGTTGACGGACCGCCGCACAGGTCGCGCCGTTTGCGGACTCTGCGTGCAGTCCCGGACGCCGGGGCGGCACTCGGGTGA